From a single Candidatus Defluviilinea gracilis genomic region:
- a CDS encoding GxxExxY protein — translation MPNPPKKIYLPVPAETERIGKLVLDAAYKVHTILGPGLLESVYQTATKHVLTTSGALAETEVKLPIMFEGVELESALKIDLLVEKCVIAELKSVEKMHPVFEAQLITYLRLSKVRLGFLINFNVPHLKDGIKRIVV, via the coding sequence ATGCCAAATCCGCCGAAGAAAATTTATCTGCCTGTTCCAGCAGAGACGGAGAGAATCGGAAAGTTGGTTCTCGATGCGGCATATAAAGTTCATACGATTTTAGGACCTGGTTTGCTTGAGTCGGTTTACCAAACAGCCACAAAACATGTGCTGACGACAAGCGGAGCGCTTGCCGAGACGGAAGTAAAACTTCCGATCATGTTTGAAGGCGTGGAACTCGAATCGGCATTGAAGATTGACCTGCTCGTTGAAAAATGTGTGATCGCAGAGTTGAAGTCGGTTGAGAAAATGCATCCAGTGTTTGAAGCGCAGTTGATAACCTACCTTCGTTTGAGTAAAGTGCGGCTCGGTTTTCTCATCAACTTCAATGTGCCTCATCTCAAAGACGGTATCAAACGAATCGTGGTGTAA
- a CDS encoding FKBP-type peptidyl-prolyl cis-trans isomerase: protein MKTSNGLEYIEVQAGAGAQAEAGKTVSVHYTGKFQDGGVFDSSVSRGEPITFPLGQGRVIKGWDEGIALMKVGGKAQLIIPPDLAYGERGAGGVIPPNATLVFDVELVDVK, encoded by the coding sequence ATGAAAACATCAAACGGATTGGAATACATCGAAGTGCAAGCAGGCGCGGGCGCGCAAGCCGAGGCAGGGAAAACGGTCAGCGTGCATTACACGGGCAAGTTTCAGGATGGAGGCGTGTTCGACAGTTCCGTTTCGCGCGGCGAGCCGATCACCTTCCCGCTTGGGCAGGGACGTGTCATCAAAGGCTGGGACGAAGGCATCGCGCTGATGAAGGTCGGCGGCAAGGCGCAACTCATCATCCCGCCCGATCTTGCCTACGGCGAGCGCGGCGCGGGCGGAGTCATCCCGCCGAATGCGACTCTGGTGTTCGATGTTGAGTTGGTGGATGTGAAGTAG
- the dnaN gene encoding DNA polymerase III subunit beta, which translates to MKVTILQENLARGLSIVSKAVSPRSTLPVLANVLIASDEGRLRLSATNLEMGITCWIPARIEEEGSTTVPARTFSDLVSTLPSDQVMLKLDAQTQTLNVRGGTSTNDIKCIDAQEFPPLPTPDLEGAVQINGGDFREMIHQVVFAASSDEARPVLMGVLMQVDKDKLTMAAADGFRLSVRKAVLSAPAPASVSAIVPAQALKELARVASDGEEPIYMVLPKGRGQVVFRVKDVEVVSQLIDGTFPDFQQIIPRSYKSRTLVSTSSLLKACKQAEIFAREGSNVARFNIKSAQSDMQPSEVEISATSEETGKNETIVEATVDGGGLLIAFNVKFLREALEVIRTPNVALETSAPNAPGVVKPVGDDQFLHVIMPMHLG; encoded by the coding sequence ATGAAAGTAACCATCCTTCAAGAAAACCTTGCGCGTGGATTAAGTATCGTATCGAAAGCGGTTTCGCCGCGCAGTACCTTGCCTGTGCTTGCGAATGTGTTGATCGCGTCGGATGAGGGACGCTTGCGACTCTCCGCCACAAATTTGGAGATGGGCATCACTTGTTGGATTCCCGCGCGCATCGAAGAAGAAGGCTCGACCACTGTGCCAGCGCGCACGTTCTCTGATCTGGTGAGCACCTTGCCGAGCGACCAGGTGATGTTGAAACTCGATGCGCAAACGCAAACGCTCAATGTGCGCGGCGGAACATCCACGAACGATATCAAGTGCATCGACGCGCAAGAGTTCCCGCCGTTGCCCACGCCCGATCTCGAAGGCGCGGTGCAGATCAACGGCGGCGATTTCCGCGAGATGATCCATCAGGTGGTCTTCGCGGCGTCCTCCGATGAAGCGCGTCCTGTCTTGATGGGTGTTTTGATGCAAGTGGATAAAGACAAGCTGACGATGGCGGCGGCAGATGGATTCCGACTCTCCGTCCGCAAAGCGGTTCTTTCCGCCCCCGCGCCTGCTTCAGTTTCCGCCATCGTCCCCGCCCAAGCCTTGAAGGAGTTGGCGCGCGTCGCATCCGATGGTGAAGAGCCGATCTACATGGTGTTACCCAAAGGACGCGGACAGGTCGTCTTCCGCGTGAAAGATGTGGAAGTGGTCTCGCAATTAATTGACGGCACATTCCCCGATTTTCAACAGATCATCCCGCGTTCGTATAAATCGCGCACGTTGGTTTCAACTTCATCGTTGTTGAAAGCCTGCAAACAAGCGGAAATTTTCGCGCGCGAAGGTTCGAACGTGGCGCGTTTCAATATTAAGTCCGCGCAAAGCGACATGCAACCCAGCGAAGTGGAAATTTCCGCCACCTCTGAGGAAACTGGCAAAAACGAAACCATCGTCGAAGCGACTGTTGATGGCGGCGGATTGCTCATTGCATTCAACGTGAAATTTTTACGAGAAGCCTTGGAAGTCATCCGCACCCCCAACGTCGCGCTGGAAACATCTGCGCCGAACGCGCCAGGCGTGGTCAAGCCTGTGGGCGATGACCAGTTCCTGCATGTGATCATGCCGATGCATTTGGGTTAG